One window from the genome of bacterium encodes:
- a CDS encoding T9SS type A sorting domain-containing protein has translation MWKCHSFPRAPQQWSLSFSPNPARGAFSVRYEVPDQANVSVGVYDVDGRLVRSLREGDAAPGRYEARFPSGALPAGIYFLRLDAPGFQDTKKVVVTR, from the coding sequence ATTTGGAAGTGTCACTCTTTTCCCCGCGCACCGCAGCAATGGTCGCTATCCTTCAGCCCGAACCCTGCCCGCGGCGCGTTCTCGGTGCGCTACGAGGTGCCGGATCAGGCCAACGTATCAGTCGGCGTCTACGACGTCGATGGCAGGCTGGTTCGGTCGCTTCGTGAGGGCGACGCTGCGCCGGGCCGGTACGAGGCCAGGTTTCCTTCGGGTGCTCTTCCTGCCGGAATCTACTTCCTTCGTCTCGACGCGCCGGGATTCCAGGATACGAAGAAGGTGGTAGTGACGAGGTAG
- a CDS encoding nucleotidyltransferase domain-containing protein, whose amino-acid sequence MKYVSSGRRQGDSGRLFVASLEQAVLAFLCAHADRSFYGVEVAGEAGLSRGGVNRVLRELAEAGLVEAEDRGRMRFYRARLGDPRVRSFKMLLNIDALAPLLDRLSRLALRVVLFGSAAEGTNIPDSDIDLLVVTNSPDRVRKIVSAGGDALQTVIVTPVGLADLERANPVFGAELRRGIELWKES is encoded by the coding sequence ATGAAGTACGTGAGTTCAGGCCGGCGCCAGGGCGACTCGGGTCGATTGTTTGTTGCGTCGCTGGAGCAAGCCGTGCTGGCGTTTCTCTGCGCCCACGCTGACCGGAGTTTCTACGGCGTCGAAGTGGCGGGCGAAGCCGGCCTCTCACGCGGCGGGGTGAACCGCGTGCTCCGTGAACTGGCCGAAGCCGGTCTGGTTGAAGCCGAGGATCGCGGCCGGATGCGATTCTACCGCGCGCGTCTTGGCGACCCGCGAGTCCGATCGTTCAAGATGCTGCTGAACATCGACGCTCTCGCCCCTCTGCTTGACCGCCTGTCCAGACTGGCGCTGCGAGTTGTGCTGTTCGGCAGCGCCGCCGAGGGAACGAACATTCCCGACAGCGATATTGACCTGTTGGTGGTGACCAATTCGCCGGACCGGGTGCGGAAGATCGTCTCCGCCGGCGGCGACGCGTTGCAGACCGTCATCGTGACGCCGGTCGGGCTTGCCGACCTGGAGCGCGCCAACCCCGTATTCGGCGCCGAACTCAGGCGGGGCATCGAGCTATGGAAAGAAAGCTAG
- a CDS encoding NAD(P)H-hydrate dehydratase, giving the protein MQRLVTAAQMQDLDRRATAEHGIPGLTLMENAGQAVIKFMEKHLGSLAGTQPLVVCGKGNNGGDGFVVTRLLLDNGAKPDCVLLGSSADLAGDALANCNRLKDGGLSVREVSKAADVAPLLQDRKVIIDAIFGTGLTRRPAGLAAQAITLINQSGAYVVAIDLPSGLQSDTGVPYEPCVRADLTVTMAMPKVGLWLYPGRVCVGTAEIGDIGMPEIGTRDEGLGTRARTLIPNPQPLIPGDQAFLLDAEHVRSILPGRRPDGHKGTFGTTLIIAGSRNFSGAAVLAGSAAVRSGCGLIRIAIPAGIADVVSSDVVEAVKIPLPQTDTETLSPAATESLLELAGDAQAVALGPGIGTDPRTRELELDFLAEVERPTVIDADGINNLAGRIDLLSRVKAPLVLTPHPGEFARLTGLKAGDVNADRVGISRKFATERKVVLVLKGASTVVAAPDGTIFVNPTGNSGLAKGGTGDVLTGLIAGLIAQGMSPLDGACAGVFLHGLAADIAVRTFTEYCLAAGDLPHFLPQAFAAVLNGDAQASMRRNDQLSSANSQSNPR; this is encoded by the coding sequence ATGCAGCGTCTTGTGACCGCAGCCCAGATGCAGGACCTCGACCGTCGCGCGACCGCGGAGCACGGCATCCCGGGCTTGACGCTGATGGAGAACGCCGGTCAGGCCGTAATCAAGTTCATGGAAAAACACCTTGGCAGCCTCGCCGGCACTCAGCCGCTCGTCGTCTGCGGCAAGGGCAACAACGGTGGTGACGGCTTCGTGGTCACTCGGCTGCTGCTCGACAATGGCGCGAAGCCCGATTGCGTCCTTTTGGGAAGCTCAGCCGACCTCGCGGGTGATGCCCTCGCCAACTGCAACCGACTCAAGGACGGCGGTCTCTCGGTCCGCGAAGTTTCGAAGGCCGCAGACGTCGCACCGCTTCTCCAAGACAGGAAGGTAATCATCGATGCGATCTTCGGCACAGGCCTGACCCGCAGGCCTGCCGGGCTCGCCGCCCAGGCCATTACGCTCATCAACCAGTCCGGCGCATACGTGGTGGCCATCGACCTGCCCTCCGGGCTTCAATCCGACACCGGCGTGCCGTACGAACCGTGCGTCCGCGCCGACCTGACCGTGACCATGGCCATGCCGAAGGTCGGCCTCTGGCTCTACCCTGGCCGTGTCTGCGTGGGCACCGCAGAAATCGGCGACATCGGTATGCCAGAGATAGGAACTAGGGACGAGGGACTAGGGACGAGGGCTCGGACCCTAATCCCCAATCCCCAGCCCCTAATCCCTGGTGATCAGGCCTTCCTGCTCGATGCCGAACACGTCCGCTCGATTCTGCCCGGGCGCAGACCCGATGGCCACAAGGGAACATTCGGCACCACGCTCATCATCGCCGGGTCGCGGAATTTCTCCGGCGCGGCCGTCCTCGCCGGTTCGGCTGCGGTCCGTTCCGGGTGCGGTCTGATACGGATCGCCATTCCTGCCGGCATCGCCGATGTCGTGTCATCCGACGTAGTCGAGGCGGTGAAAATCCCGCTGCCGCAGACGGATACCGAGACACTGTCCCCGGCCGCCACCGAGAGCCTGCTTGAACTGGCCGGCGACGCTCAGGCAGTCGCGCTCGGCCCCGGCATCGGCACCGACCCCCGCACGCGAGAACTCGAGCTCGACTTCCTCGCCGAGGTCGAACGGCCGACCGTGATTGACGCGGACGGCATCAACAACCTCGCCGGTCGCATCGACCTGCTCTCGCGCGTCAAGGCTCCACTCGTGCTTACGCCTCACCCGGGCGAGTTCGCACGCCTGACCGGGCTGAAGGCGGGTGACGTCAACGCCGACCGCGTCGGCATCTCGCGTAAATTCGCGACTGAGCGTAAGGTGGTGCTCGTGCTCAAAGGCGCCTCGACCGTGGTCGCCGCTCCGGACGGCACCATCTTCGTCAACCCGACCGGCAATTCAGGCCTGGCCAAGGGCGGAACCGGCGACGTCCTCACCGGTCTGATCGCTGGCCTGATCGCTCAGGGCATGTCGCCGCTGGACGGCGCTTGTGCGGGCGTGTTCCTCCACGGTCTCGCCGCCGACATTGCCGTGCGGACGTTCACCGAGTATTGCCTCGCCGCCGGTGACCTGCCCCACTTCCTGCCGCAGGCGTTCGCGGCAGTGCTCAATGGAGATGCCCAGGCTTCGATGCGTCGGAATGACCAATTGTCAAGTGCCAATTCCCAATCAAACCCCAGGTAA
- a CDS encoding type II toxin-antitoxin system HicB family antitoxin, which translates to MNDRRFAAVVTKEENWYVGRCLELEVVSQGKTIEETQANLKEAVKLYLESFGSDDQPQSLGTTRPRSSVPSQRTE; encoded by the coding sequence ATGAATGACCGCAGGTTCGCGGCCGTTGTTACCAAGGAAGAGAACTGGTACGTGGGCCGTTGTCTGGAGCTCGAAGTGGTCAGCCAAGGCAAGACGATTGAAGAGACACAGGCGAACCTCAAAGAAGCGGTCAAGCTGTACCTCGAAAGCTTCGGCTCCGACGACCAGCCGCAGAGCCTCGGCACGACGCGCCCGCGGTCATCCGTGCCATCCCAGCGCACTGAGTAG
- a CDS encoding DUF433 domain-containing protein has protein sequence MEIRHYRFSRITLDPDKCFGKPCIRGLRMPVASILSYLASGMTVDEILREWPELEREDVQQALAYASWAKEERVVSLEPASTA, from the coding sequence ATGGAGATTCGTCACTACCGATTCAGCCGCATTACTCTTGACCCCGACAAGTGCTTCGGCAAGCCCTGCATCAGGGGCCTGAGGATGCCGGTTGCCTCTATCCTCAGCTACCTGGCCTCCGGTATGACAGTCGATGAGATTCTCCGCGAGTGGCCGGAGCTTGAGCGAGAAGACGTACAACAGGCGCTGGCGTACGCCTCGTGGGCGAAGGAAGAACGCGTGGTCTCGCTGGAGCCGGCGAGCACCGCTTGA
- a CDS encoding HEPN domain-containing protein — protein sequence MERKLGPEFESCLKSGRIRRFSPGPTLVAGELAAAGQDLDEARRTLVAGGLKWATIQAYYSMFHSARALLYARGYRERSHRCLVIALRELYVGSRLLELEFVEGLEAGKTLRENADYYSRFSEAGSRQAVELAASFLARARTLTSKPVGPT from the coding sequence ATGGAAAGAAAGCTAGGCCCGGAGTTCGAGTCATGTCTGAAGTCGGGCAGGATTCGGCGGTTTTCGCCTGGTCCGACCCTTGTCGCGGGCGAACTGGCGGCAGCGGGCCAGGACCTCGATGAGGCCCGCCGGACCTTGGTCGCAGGCGGGCTCAAATGGGCGACCATCCAAGCCTACTACTCCATGTTTCACAGTGCGCGGGCGCTCTTGTACGCCCGGGGATACCGTGAACGCAGCCACCGTTGTCTCGTCATCGCGCTGCGTGAACTCTACGTCGGATCCCGACTACTCGAGTTGGAGTTTGTCGAAGGGCTTGAGGCAGGGAAGACGCTGCGGGAGAACGCTGACTACTACAGTCGCTTCTCCGAAGCCGGCTCTCGCCAGGCAGTTGAGCTGGCCGCTTCGTTCCTTGCCCGGGCGCGCACGCTCACCAGTAAGCCGGTAGGACCGACATAG
- a CDS encoding right-handed parallel beta-helix repeat-containing protein, translated as MELRLLFAPAALVALAGAVVIHVPGDSATIQRGLRGALAGDTVLVAPDTYYERIVWPARDSIVLLGESGADSTVIDGSDSGRVVNMTDASYTNATVLEGFTIAHGLVAIVDDGGAGIKCTGSPVISRNRIVCNKLTEFGYGAGVYASGGPVLSYNLIAWDTIINQGGGGWRYGPGVHCAGSGVFYQNVFEENAALGGAGGFWYGGGLALAGGEPLVFSNLFLNNRVGSTAGGFAYGGGLYIGAGSAYVANNTFFGNRCSTGVTYGGGIYVDQSWTSTIKNNIISGNAAEGIGHMGGGIACYTDTAHQPPVFDYNDVWGNSPDNYYACFPGSNALSLDPLYATGSKGDFYLGCVAAGQDSSSPCIDAGDTLLATAPLRLDSLVHAWTTRTDSVPDAGAIDMGYHYPLEPMVVGLDGRLANASLARLKVRPNPVRLRAAVEYSTVHAGRVEVTVVDVAGRVRAILLDRWQPAGDHSLPLGGRLTPGVYLVTLKSGALRATARCVVAE; from the coding sequence ATGGAGTTGAGACTGTTGTTCGCGCCGGCAGCGCTGGTTGCGTTAGCCGGTGCAGTGGTAATTCACGTGCCGGGCGATTCGGCCACGATTCAGCGCGGGCTTAGAGGGGCGCTGGCCGGGGACACGGTGCTGGTAGCGCCGGACACTTATTATGAGAGGATTGTCTGGCCGGCCCGTGACAGCATTGTGCTCTTAGGTGAGTCCGGTGCGGACTCGACCGTGATTGACGGCAGTGATTCGGGCCGGGTAGTGAACATGACCGACGCGAGCTACACTAATGCGACCGTGCTGGAGGGGTTCACGATTGCGCACGGCCTGGTTGCGATCGTGGACGACGGAGGTGCGGGCATCAAGTGCACGGGTTCGCCGGTGATATCCCGCAACCGCATCGTCTGCAACAAGCTGACCGAGTTCGGATACGGCGCCGGCGTGTATGCGTCTGGTGGGCCGGTGCTGAGCTACAACCTCATTGCGTGGGATACGATTATCAATCAGGGCGGAGGGGGCTGGCGGTACGGGCCGGGCGTGCATTGCGCCGGGTCGGGTGTGTTCTACCAGAATGTGTTTGAAGAGAATGCGGCGCTGGGCGGCGCGGGAGGCTTCTGGTACGGCGGCGGGCTGGCTCTCGCGGGCGGCGAGCCGCTGGTCTTCTCGAACCTGTTCCTGAATAACCGGGTTGGCTCGACCGCCGGCGGCTTCGCGTACGGAGGCGGTCTGTACATCGGTGCGGGCTCGGCGTACGTCGCGAACAATACCTTCTTCGGCAATCGGTGCTCAACCGGCGTAACGTATGGCGGCGGCATCTACGTCGACCAGTCGTGGACCTCGACGATCAAGAACAACATCATCAGCGGGAACGCGGCCGAGGGAATCGGGCACATGGGCGGCGGTATCGCGTGTTACACCGATACGGCTCACCAGCCCCCCGTTTTCGACTACAACGATGTCTGGGGCAATTCGCCGGACAACTACTATGCCTGCTTTCCCGGCTCCAATGCGTTATCGCTGGATCCGCTATACGCCACAGGCTCGAAAGGCGACTTCTATCTTGGCTGCGTCGCGGCCGGGCAGGATTCAAGCAGTCCGTGCATTGATGCCGGGGACACGCTGCTCGCGACTGCCCCGCTCCGGCTCGATTCGCTGGTGCACGCGTGGACGACGCGCACCGATTCGGTGCCCGATGCCGGCGCGATAGACATGGGTTACCACTATCCACTGGAGCCGATGGTCGTCGGGCTCGACGGACGTCTTGCGAACGCGAGTCTGGCGCGCCTGAAGGTGCGGCCCAATCCCGTGCGCCTGCGCGCGGCGGTCGAGTACTCGACTGTTCACGCCGGGCGGGTCGAGGTCACGGTCGTGGACGTGGCGGGTCGGGTGCGGGCGATTCTGCTGGACCGGTGGCAGCCGGCCGGCGACCACTCGCTGCCTTTGGGCGGGCGACTGACCCCGGGCGTGTATCTGGTTACGCTCAAGTCCGGCGCGCTCCGGGCTACGGCTCGCTGCGTCGTGGCCGAGTAG
- a CDS encoding ArsA family ATPase codes for MSISESENLRTFFAEHPTLKYIYFGGKGGVGKTAFAGATALYLAEQGRKVLLASTNPVHSLSGLLKQDVFGNETQVAGTPLIAVEIDTKDTILKKKQEIKGKIEWFLKYADLSGQKTEDFVESATMNPAFEESAMFERMVDLMFENRYDVYVFDTAPTANARRLLGMSKVYGLWVEKMLASRNEAASLAKTLSFSKKEEKDPLLDYLLTFRDRIDKVHKLLTDEQLTSFFFVTLPEALPIAVIKRFIGWFKDFGIPVGGVIVNGLIDRALVTDQTHEFVLNRIASQEKYMEDIRSSFPHVRAVVPRLEHEIQGVDRIRETFRYLFA; via the coding sequence ATGTCTATATCCGAGTCCGAGAATCTGCGGACTTTCTTTGCGGAGCACCCGACTCTGAAGTACATCTACTTCGGTGGGAAGGGCGGCGTGGGCAAGACCGCGTTCGCCGGGGCGACGGCGCTCTATTTGGCGGAGCAAGGGCGGAAGGTGCTTCTTGCCTCGACCAACCCGGTTCACAGCCTGAGCGGGCTCTTGAAGCAGGATGTGTTCGGCAACGAGACCCAGGTCGCAGGCACGCCGCTCATCGCCGTCGAGATCGACACCAAGGATACGATTCTCAAGAAGAAGCAGGAGATCAAGGGTAAGATCGAGTGGTTCCTGAAGTACGCGGACCTGTCCGGTCAGAAGACCGAGGACTTCGTCGAGTCGGCGACCATGAACCCGGCGTTCGAGGAATCCGCCATGTTCGAGCGGATGGTGGACCTGATGTTCGAGAACCGCTACGACGTCTACGTGTTCGACACGGCTCCGACCGCGAACGCGCGACGTCTGCTCGGCATGTCAAAGGTCTACGGGCTCTGGGTCGAGAAGATGCTCGCCAGCCGGAACGAGGCTGCGTCGCTGGCCAAGACGCTCTCATTCTCCAAGAAGGAAGAAAAGGACCCGCTGCTCGACTACCTCCTGACCTTCCGCGACCGGATAGACAAGGTGCACAAGCTGCTGACCGATGAGCAACTGACCTCGTTCTTCTTCGTCACTCTGCCGGAGGCGCTGCCGATAGCGGTCATCAAACGGTTCATCGGCTGGTTTAAGGACTTCGGCATCCCGGTCGGCGGCGTCATCGTCAACGGCTTGATTGACCGGGCGCTGGTCACGGACCAGACCCACGAGTTCGTCCTCAACCGGATTGCCTCGCAGGAGAAGTACATGGAGGACATCCGGAGCTCGTTCCCGCACGTCCGCGCGGTCGTCCCGCGCCTCGAGCACGAAATCCAGGGCGTTGATCGCATCCGCGAGACGTTCCGCTACCTGTTCGCCTAG
- a CDS encoding CPBP family intramembrane glutamic endopeptidase, giving the protein MDYLRGLWTDARRNISAAPDLLLLSATFALAALLPPYLRPRTPHLWPGWQGAVTVLWRSAFYLVLPLLSLIPLRLPLGKVGFRLEKHGRWIRDIGLLYLVMLPIVYLASRRPDFQHAYPYFAFERLGAGSLLLGLGIKAVEMFIWEFFFRGYLLFGFERRVGGPAAIAIQTIPFAIMHAGKPGLEAVGSIVAGIALGIIALRSRSFIPGTILHWSVAATMDILAVVHV; this is encoded by the coding sequence GTGGACTATCTCCGCGGTCTGTGGACCGATGCACGCAGGAACATCTCGGCCGCGCCCGACCTGCTCCTGCTGAGCGCGACCTTCGCGCTGGCCGCGCTGCTCCCCCCGTATCTCCGACCGCGCACGCCCCATCTCTGGCCGGGATGGCAGGGCGCGGTCACGGTGCTCTGGCGCAGCGCTTTCTACCTGGTATTGCCGTTGCTGTCGCTCATCCCGCTGCGGCTGCCTCTCGGGAAGGTCGGTTTCCGTTTGGAGAAACACGGCCGCTGGATTCGCGACATCGGACTGCTCTACCTGGTGATGCTGCCCATCGTCTATCTTGCCTCTCGCCGTCCCGATTTCCAGCATGCCTATCCCTACTTCGCTTTTGAGCGTCTCGGCGCCGGCAGTCTGCTGCTGGGGCTCGGCATCAAGGCGGTCGAGATGTTCATCTGGGAGTTCTTCTTCCGCGGCTACCTGCTGTTCGGGTTCGAGCGCCGGGTCGGCGGGCCTGCGGCCATCGCAATTCAGACCATCCCATTTGCCATAATGCACGCGGGCAAGCCCGGTCTCGAGGCTGTCGGTTCCATCGTCGCCGGCATCGCCCTCGGCATCATCGCCCTCAGGAGCCGCAGCTTCATTCCCGGCACGATCCTGCACTGGTCGGTCGCGGCGACCATGGACATTCTCGCCGTCGTCCACGTCTAG
- a CDS encoding M14 family zinc carboxypeptidase yields MNKFLLFCLVALAAVASAASSRYVVEKKVKVYATPDQLARIAPDVLEFYGKGEGWFIGAVKEPVYEKLVKEGFKIDVLVPDVRAAALRNTAAFHTYEQIRDTLAIIAQNHPDICRLDTIGYSANGNLMLAMKIAESVNVFRGKPRICFDCSIHGIENNGCEIGLYAIIQLVSGYNVDQDITRWVKEREIWIIPMTNPDGLIARTRENGHGYDCNRNYGYAWGPNANGGTGPFSEPEDQALYHLAENHPMQAWSQYHSGATDAMWCWGYTTKAAMDSVLVDSEMTRYGQICGLTAGQISRILYSVSGGSTDWYQGALGAMGYAVEVCTGQPSDPSQIDTINHSNWTAMKGEIERVMWGIRGRVLDSVTGKPVDARITVNPPNWFTYTDSMGYYSKSLRVGTYAVTVEANGYHVKTVNNVAVSADTFTVVNVALAPDTAGPICAYKVITCDMNEKPANINPTFACYALGRHDGVRFSIGDSGWCSFDMGRKTPIINGPGSDFTVYEGDSSPEACSVCVSNDWNGSWRLCGVGTGTQSYDLAVAGLSSARYVRIADVGNGSSGPYAGFDLDAIEAVPVNAPAVGYQAQTVIDSPPGGNANNRLDPGENADLVVALKNAGRRGVDSLRAVLRTTDSYVSVSDSTAYYGTVLSESTRDNNADRFHVAAAANTPLEHLAQMKLYLTGMGYSDSTSFTITVGKRFVTDPVPDGPRTPPSYWAYDDIDTLYDEHPTYNWVEVNGVGTQMSFSNNDAVNLTSIPAAFGPLKFYGQRYTQLSISADGWIACGNYTTSNYTNTNLPNASAPRATVFANWDDLYPKVEGSGYVYYYPDTANHRFIVEYDSVAYVSNTSTRDKFEVIYYDTTVASPSGDNVIVVQYKTAAGFTSSTLGIQDPTRAIAIQDLFNGTYADGAAPIVPGRAIKYTTTAPTGIAERLSSLTPVGRLTLKALGNPSRGRITLAYTLPIADKARLCVYDRTGRLVRHWDLDAGHDPNLRDLGSCPKSVLTWDGTDAMGRKVGAGVYLVRLVAGDKSVVAKTTVVR; encoded by the coding sequence ATGAATAAGTTCCTGTTGTTCTGTCTTGTTGCCCTTGCCGCGGTCGCGTCGGCGGCGAGTTCTCGCTATGTCGTCGAGAAGAAGGTCAAGGTCTACGCAACGCCGGACCAGCTCGCCCGCATCGCGCCGGACGTGCTCGAGTTCTACGGCAAAGGTGAGGGCTGGTTCATCGGCGCGGTGAAGGAGCCGGTCTACGAGAAGCTGGTGAAGGAAGGGTTCAAGATCGATGTGCTCGTGCCGGATGTGCGTGCCGCGGCGCTGCGGAACACTGCCGCTTTCCATACCTATGAGCAAATCCGCGATACCCTGGCCATCATCGCTCAGAACCATCCGGACATCTGCCGGCTGGATACGATCGGCTATTCGGCCAACGGCAACCTGATGCTGGCGATGAAGATAGCGGAAAGCGTGAACGTATTTCGTGGTAAGCCGCGCATCTGCTTCGACTGCTCGATTCACGGCATCGAGAATAACGGCTGCGAGATCGGTCTCTATGCGATTATTCAGCTTGTCAGCGGCTACAACGTGGACCAGGACATCACGCGCTGGGTGAAGGAGCGGGAAATCTGGATTATCCCGATGACCAACCCGGACGGCCTGATTGCGCGCACGCGCGAGAACGGACACGGCTACGACTGTAACCGGAACTACGGCTACGCCTGGGGTCCGAACGCGAACGGCGGCACCGGGCCATTTTCCGAGCCGGAGGATCAGGCGCTATACCACCTGGCTGAGAACCATCCGATGCAGGCATGGAGCCAGTACCACAGCGGAGCGACCGACGCAATGTGGTGCTGGGGATACACGACCAAGGCGGCAATGGACTCGGTCCTGGTCGATTCCGAGATGACGCGCTATGGTCAGATATGCGGGCTTACCGCGGGCCAGATATCGCGCATCCTGTATTCGGTGTCCGGCGGCTCGACCGACTGGTACCAGGGTGCGCTCGGGGCCATGGGCTACGCGGTCGAGGTGTGTACGGGTCAACCCAGCGACCCGTCGCAGATTGACACCATCAACCATTCCAACTGGACGGCGATGAAGGGGGAGATTGAACGAGTGATGTGGGGCATCCGGGGCAGGGTGCTGGATTCAGTCACGGGCAAGCCGGTTGACGCGCGCATCACCGTGAACCCGCCCAACTGGTTCACCTACACCGACTCGATGGGCTACTACAGCAAGAGCCTCCGCGTCGGCACCTACGCAGTCACCGTCGAGGCCAACGGGTACCATGTCAAGACCGTCAACAACGTGGCGGTCTCGGCCGACACTTTCACGGTCGTGAACGTTGCGCTCGCTCCGGACACGGCGGGCCCGATCTGCGCGTACAAGGTCATCACCTGCGACATGAACGAGAAACCGGCCAACATCAACCCGACCTTCGCCTGCTACGCGCTCGGCCGGCACGACGGTGTCCGATTCTCAATCGGCGACTCCGGGTGGTGCAGCTTCGACATGGGCCGGAAGACGCCGATCATCAATGGACCGGGCAGCGATTTCACCGTCTACGAGGGCGACTCCAGCCCGGAGGCTTGCAGCGTGTGTGTTTCGAACGACTGGAACGGGTCGTGGCGCCTCTGTGGAGTCGGTACGGGCACGCAGAGCTATGACCTGGCCGTGGCCGGCCTGTCCAGCGCCCGGTACGTTCGGATTGCGGACGTCGGGAACGGAAGTTCCGGCCCCTACGCCGGGTTCGACCTCGACGCGATTGAGGCGGTGCCGGTCAACGCACCGGCTGTCGGCTATCAGGCGCAGACGGTGATTGACTCCCCGCCGGGAGGCAACGCCAACAACCGACTGGACCCGGGCGAGAATGCTGACCTCGTGGTCGCGCTCAAGAACGCAGGCCGGCGCGGCGTCGACAGCCTCAGGGCCGTGCTCAGGACCACCGACTCGTACGTCTCGGTTTCCGACTCGACCGCCTACTACGGTACTGTTCTGTCGGAATCGACGCGGGACAACAACGCCGACCGATTCCACGTTGCGGCGGCAGCCAACACACCGCTGGAGCACCTGGCCCAGATGAAGCTGTACCTGACCGGCATGGGCTACTCGGACAGCACGTCGTTCACCATCACGGTTGGCAAACGGTTCGTGACCGACCCGGTCCCGGACGGGCCGCGGACGCCGCCTTCGTATTGGGCGTACGATGACATCGACACCCTATACGATGAACACCCGACCTACAACTGGGTCGAAGTGAACGGCGTCGGGACCCAGATGAGCTTCTCCAATAACGACGCCGTCAACCTGACAAGCATTCCGGCCGCGTTCGGGCCGCTGAAGTTCTACGGCCAGCGCTACACGCAGTTGTCCATCTCGGCCGACGGCTGGATTGCCTGCGGTAACTACACCACGTCTAACTACACGAACACCAACCTCCCCAACGCTTCGGCCCCGCGCGCCACAGTCTTCGCCAACTGGGATGACCTCTACCCGAAAGTCGAAGGCTCGGGGTACGTCTACTACTACCCCGACACGGCCAATCACCGCTTCATCGTCGAATACGATTCGGTGGCCTACGTGAGCAACACCTCGACGCGCGACAAGTTCGAAGTCATCTACTACGACACCACCGTTGCCTCACCCTCGGGGGACAACGTGATCGTGGTTCAGTACAAGACTGCGGCCGGGTTTACCAGCTCGACCCTCGGCATTCAGGACCCGACCAGGGCCATTGCGATTCAGGACCTGTTCAACGGCACCTACGCCGACGGCGCGGCGCCGATTGTTCCGGGCCGGGCTATCAAATACACGACCACTGCGCCGACCGGCATCGCCGAGCGACTGTCCAGCCTGACCCCTGTCGGACGGCTGACGTTGAAGGCCCTTGGCAACCCGAGCCGGGGCCGCATCACGCTCGCCTACACTCTGCCGATTGCAGACAAAGCAAGGCTCTGCGTCTACGACCGCACCGGCCGGCTGGTCAGACATTGGGACCTGGACGCGGGACATGACCCAAATCTCCGAGATTTGGGATCGTGTCCCAAGTCGGTTCTCACCTGGGACGGCACCGACGCCATGGGCCGCAAGGTCGGGGCAGGAGTCTACCTCGTGCGGCTGGTCGCGGGCGACAAGTCAGTTGTGGCAAAGACAACGGTCGTAAGATGA
- a CDS encoding carboxypeptidase regulatory-like domain-containing protein, with protein MLKAGAGIRAAMILCACFFAGSAAPVLITRVQDGETRQPLAGAMVMSAGSDIMAVTDSAGQCMVVSLPRKGGMLVASRSGYSDLRFPWSPPARPGPDTLTVALTLYTSGPRVVVGRVSDAATKLAIAGALVSVAGARLAESTRADGGFLLSGFPPGPQTLEASCLGYPAKSVAVQVRSGETDTVELYLMDTTNVGRAEGTVFDAGTGRPVAGARISVEGTGCEAVTDSIGHYSIGDVPVGMNKVLVNCEGYLKAYTIVRLVKDWAVTVDLQLRQSPSQAGPGR; from the coding sequence ATGTTGAAAGCAGGAGCAGGAATCCGCGCGGCGATGATTCTGTGCGCCTGCTTCTTTGCAGGCAGCGCCGCACCGGTCTTGATTACGCGAGTGCAGGACGGCGAGACTAGGCAGCCGTTGGCCGGGGCGATGGTGATGAGTGCGGGCAGCGACATCATGGCAGTGACCGATTCGGCCGGGCAGTGCATGGTCGTGTCTCTGCCAAGGAAGGGTGGGATGCTCGTGGCCTCGCGCAGCGGCTATTCCGACCTGCGGTTTCCTTGGTCGCCGCCCGCCAGGCCGGGTCCGGACACGCTGACTGTCGCGCTGACGCTCTACACGAGCGGGCCGCGCGTGGTCGTGGGCCGGGTTTCTGACGCCGCGACCAAGCTGGCCATCGCCGGAGCGCTGGTTTCAGTTGCCGGGGCCAGGTTGGCAGAATCGACACGCGCGGATGGTGGATTTCTATTGAGCGGTTTCCCGCCCGGCCCGCAGACACTGGAAGCGTCTTGCCTCGGGTATCCTGCGAAGTCCGTCGCGGTTCAGGTCAGGAGCGGAGAGACGGACACCGTTGAGCTGTACCTGATGGACACAACGAATGTCGGCAGAGCGGAGGGGACGGTGTTCGATGCCGGCACCGGTAGGCCTGTAGCCGGTGCGCGAATCAGTGTGGAGGGGACCGGCTGCGAGGCGGTCACCGACTCAATCGGACACTACTCAATCGGAGACGTGCCGGTCGGCATGAACAAGGTTCTGGTCAACTGCGAGGGCTACCTCAAGGCCTACACAATTGTCAGGCTGGTGAAAGACTGGGCAGTTACGGTGGACCTTCAACTGCGGCAGTCGCCTTCGCAAGCCGGACCCGGCAGGTAG